Proteins encoded in a region of the Bombyx mori chromosome 21, ASM3026992v2 genome:
- the LOC101741624 gene encoding neuroendocrine convertase 1 isoform X2, whose product MEKRNGPYSYSKYEFNDELWSNQWYLQDTRTSSKLPRLDLNVLPVYKSGFNGKGVRVSVLDDGIEHNHTDLRANYDPEISWDCNDRDSDPFPRYQKVMKNSHGTRCAGEIAMTANNVKCGVGVAWGAKVGGVRMLDGAITDRIEGEAIGYAVDKVDIYSASWGPNDDGRTVEGPGHLAMEAFKRGVETGRGGKGAIYVWANGNGGGHSDNCNCDGYSSSIYTVSIGSASQHGLFPWYGEICSSTLAAAYSSGAYKDQKIATTDTGDSCTLSHTGTSAAAPLAAGIIALALEANPNLTWRDVQHLIVWTSEYAPLSANPGWQLNGVGLRFDIRFGFGLMNAGGLVKAALNWTNVPEKSICRLKASPSEYENKLTTGEGVDILLDVENCVVNYLEHVEVISNIKYTRRGALQISLISPQGTKIQLLSPRPLDISNDGFFNWPLMSVGTWGENPNGIWKIVIEDKTNERNSGEIGTFSLIVHGTNEMPEHMRNGPRKYNKEYNNNSYGDVFEYFDSVRNSDLNTVTDDIAAAVPGSHEAEEFDANEIDPEVLAAVEKELQRIHHRKNYLPSLGL is encoded by the exons ATGGAGAAGAGAAATGGCCCATATTCATATTCTAAATATGAGTTCAATGACGAACTATGGAGTAATCAGTGGTATTTG CAAGATACCCGCACGTCGTCTAAACTGCCTCGTTTAGATTTAAATGTGTTGCCAGTCTACAAATCGGGATTCAATGGAAAAGGTGTTCGTGTTTCTGTACTTGATGATGGCATTGAACACAATCACACGGATCTCCGAGCCAACTAC gATCCAGAAATAAGTTGGGACTGCAATGATAGAGATTCGGACCCTTTCCCGAGGTACCAGAAAGTTATGAAAAATTCTCACGGCACACGTTGCGCTGGCGAA ATAGCAATGACCGCGAACAATGTGAAATGTGGAGTGGGCGTGGCGTGGGGGGCGAAAGTGGGCGGTGTACGTATGCTCGATGGAGCTATCACCGACCGGATTGAGGGGGAGGCAATAG GATATGCTGTTGATAAGGTCGATATTTACAGTGCCTCGTGGGGACCTAATGACGACGGAAGAACCGTTGAAGGACCTGGTCATTTGGCGATGGAGGCATTCAAGAGAGGTGTCGAAACG GGTCGAGGCGGCAAAGGCGCCATCTATGTTTGGGCGAACGGTAATGGCGGCGGACATAGCGATAATTGCAACTGCGACGG ttATTCATCCAGTATTTATACCGTATCAATTGGAAGCGCCTCCCAGCACGGACTATTTCCCTGGTACGGGGAGATCTGTTCTTCTACTCTTGCTGCCGCTTATTCGTCTGGTGCATACAAAGATCAGAAAATC gCCACTACGGACACAGGAGACTCATGCACGCTTAGTCACACCGGGACATCCGCAGCTGCGCCTTTAGCGGCTGGTATCATCGCACTCGCCCTAGAAGCTAA TCCAAATCTCACGTGGCGAGACGTCCAGCACTTGATAGTCTGGACCTCGGAATATGCACCGTTGTCAGCGAATCCTGGATGGCAATTGAATgg AGTTGGACTTCGTTTTGATATTCGATTTGGATTTGGATTAATGAATGCAGGAGGACTTGTCAAAGCAGCTTTGAATTGGACTAATGTCCCAGAAAAATCGATTTGTCGACTGAAAGCATCTCC TTCGGAGTACGAAAATAAATTGACTACAGGGGAAGGCGTTGATATTTTGTTGGACGTCGAAAATTGCGTTGTTAACTATTTGGAACATGTTGaagttatttcaaatataaaatatactcGTCGTGGGGCGTTACAAATTTCATTGATTTCACCGCAAG gAACCAAAATACAGCTTTTGAGCCCACGTCCTCTTGATATATCCAATGATGGTTTTTTCAATTGGCCTCTAATGTCTGTGGGTACTTGGGGCGAAAATCCTAATGGAATTTGGAAAATTGTCATAGAAGAtaag ACAAACGAACGTAATTCCGGGGAAATTGGTACATTCAGTTTGATAGTACACGGAACTAATGAAATGCCAGAGCACATGAGAAACGGTCCAAGGAAATACAATAAAGAGTACAACAACAACAGCTACGGGGACGTATTCGAATACTTCGATAGCGTGCGTAACAGCGATTTGAACACGGTTACGGACGATATTGCAGCTGCTGTACCAGGGTCGCATGAGGCCGAGGAGTTTGATGCGAATGAAATCGACCCAGAAGTACTCGCGGCAGTTGAAAAAGAATTACAAAGAATTCATCACCGAAAAAACTATCTGCCTAGTCTCGgactttaa
- the LOC101741908 gene encoding clavesin-1, protein MPFIDIAFQAELSRYEDPEFEEYAKKNCNEFPDTRHKVIEELRRMVRERGECIPRRVDDAYCLRFLRCRRFIPALAHKLMVRYEDFRQKNAYLYNCDPFGLQRVKNVYGGTLPESPENGRIVLMRFGRWDPSAVPIEDVVRCALFMDEIAVMQPKLQILGVTIIVDLDGLSIRHVRHLTPTVAYQIVSLMGVSFPLAMHGLHIINYNWILNSVFYLFKQFIPAAVWSRLHFHGSNMESLHKFIQPQYLPPEYGGSCRHIISTEEWIAKIYRYKDDFLIEELRDLGFYVT, encoded by the exons ATGCCGTTCATTGACATCGCCTTCCAAGCCGAACTAAGCCGATACGAAGACCCGGAGTTTGAAGAGTACGCCAAGAAGAATTGTAACGAATTCCCTGACACTAGGCATAAAGTAATCGAGGAGCTACGCCGCATGGTCCGCG AACGAGGTGAATGTATCCCTCGGCGCGTTGACGACGCATACTGTCTCAGATTTCTTCGATGTCGGCGGTTTATTCCTGCGTTAGCTCACAAATTG ATGGTGCGTTACGAAGACTTTCGCCAAAAAAACGCGTACCTGTACAACTGTGACCCGTTTGGACTACAACGAGTTAAAAACGTCTACGGAGGTACTTTACCCGAAAGTCCGGAAAATGGAAGAATAGTTCTTATGAGGTTCG GACGCTGGGATCCCAGTGCTGTGCCGATCGAAGACGTGGTTCGTTGCGCCCTGTTCATGGATGAAATTGCTGTGATGCAGCCAAAACTACAGATCCTGGGCGTGACCATCATCGTAGACCTCGATGGGTTGAGCATCAGACACGTGAGGCATTTGACTCCGACAGTTGCCTACCAGATTGTCAGTCTTATGGGA GTTTCATTCCCGTTGGCGATGCACGGCCTCCACATCATAAACTACAACTGGATCTTGAATTCTGTGTTCTATTTGTTTAAACAATTTATACCGGCTGCAGTATGGAGCCGCCTGCATTTTCACGGCTCGAACATGGAATCACTCCACAAGTTCATACAGCCCCAGTACTTGCCACCCGAGTATGGGGGCAGTTGCAGACACATCATCTCGACTGAAGAATGGATCGCTAAGATCTATAGATACAAAGATGATTTCCTGATAGAAGAATTAAGAGATTTAGGTTTTTACGTTACatag
- the LOC119628408 gene encoding uncharacterized protein LOC119628408 isoform X2 — protein sequence MSRKRLRCTDVCIVSSDALQVLKMANQRWSTEKNIQFINEYHRQECLWDPKHLQYKNRDARDAAYKIIMEAMEMQCVKEVVGKIRSLRNTYNNELLKAKKSNTTGMATDDLYISKIPWLCRLDFLKNIDSYTRENTENMAVDALEKVSTQHFSNDEFDLFGQTIAEQLRQLPLEIALKTEEMILSTVRKQRIKLAKQQTSTQ from the exons atgtcgcgaaagcgCCTGCGCTGtacggacgtgtgtattgttagttcagACGCGCTTCAAgtgttgaaaatggcaaaccaacgatggagtacagaaaaaaatatacaattcattaatgaatatcaTCGACAAGAgtgtctctgggacccgaaacacctacaatataaaaatagggATGCCCGAGATGCGGCctacaaaataattatggaaGCCATGGAGATGCAATGTGTCAAAGAAGTTGTTGGTAAAATACGATCACTTCGAAATACTTACAACAATGAGTTGTTAAAGGCAAAAAAATCTAATACTACGGGTATGGCAACCGATGATCTGtatatttctaaaattccttggCTGTGTCGTTTGGATTTCTTGAAaaatattgacagttacacgagagaaaatacagaaaatatg GCAGTAGATGCATTAGAAAAAGTTTCAACGCAGCACTTTTCAAATGATGAATTTGATCTTTTTGGACAAACTATAGCTGAACAGCTACGGCAACTTCCTTTAGAAATTGCTCTGAAAACAGAGGAAATGATTTTATCAACAGTCCGAAAGCAACGAATCAAATTAGCAAAACAACAGACATCAACTCAATAA
- the LOC119628408 gene encoding uncharacterized protein LOC119628408 isoform X1 — protein MSRKRLRCTDVCIVSSDALQVLKMANQRWSTEKNIQFINEYHRQECLWDPKHLQYKNRDARDAAYKIIMEAMEMQCVKEVVGKIRSLRNTYNNELLKAKKSNTTGMATDDLYISKIPWLCRLDFLKNIDSYTRENTENMAASTSESESQDFTVPRKNKRKIKDPLLQAVDALEKVSTQHFSNDEFDLFGQTIAEQLRQLPLEIALKTEEMILSTVRKQRIKLAKQQTSTQ, from the exons atgtcgcgaaagcgCCTGCGCTGtacggacgtgtgtattgttagttcagACGCGCTTCAAgtgttgaaaatggcaaaccaacgatggagtacagaaaaaaatatacaattcattaatgaatatcaTCGACAAGAgtgtctctgggacccgaaacacctacaatataaaaatagggATGCCCGAGATGCGGCctacaaaataattatggaaGCCATGGAGATGCAATGTGTCAAAGAAGTTGTTGGTAAAATACGATCACTTCGAAATACTTACAACAATGAGTTGTTAAAGGCAAAAAAATCTAATACTACGGGTATGGCAACCGATGATCTGtatatttctaaaattccttggCTGTGTCGTTTGGATTTCTTGAAaaatattgacagttacacgagagaaaatacagaaaatatg GCAGCTTCTACTTCAGAATCTGAGAGCCAAGATTTTACCGTAccaagaaaaaataaaagaaaaataaaagatcCTCTATTGCAGGCAGTAGATGCATTAGAAAAAGTTTCAACGCAGCACTTTTCAAATGATGAATTTGATCTTTTTGGACAAACTATAGCTGAACAGCTACGGCAACTTCCTTTAGAAATTGCTCTGAAAACAGAGGAAATGATTTTATCAACAGTCCGAAAGCAACGAATCAAATTAGCAAAACAACAGACATCAACTCAATAA